From Cellulophaga lytica DSM 7489, a single genomic window includes:
- the pgi gene encoding glucose-6-phosphate isomerase yields MALQNTNPTKTAAWQKLQENYTNTKNLKVKDLFKDDENRAKKLTIKDNDFLFDYSKNRITEDTVKHLLELANQVDLKGAIENYFKGEPINQTEGRAVLHTALRAKESDTVLVDGKNVIPEIYAVKEKIKNYTESIISGKSKGYTGKAFTDVVNIGIGGSDLGPAMVVESLKFYKNHLKMHFVSNVDGDHVHQILKELNPETTLFVVVSKTFTTQETLSNATTIKKWFLNPEFKTKESDIALHFAAVSTNATKIAEFGIDANNVFPMWDWVGGRFSLWSAVGLSIALSVGFTNFNNLLMGANEMDEHFRNTDFSENIPVVSALLTIWYNNFYNAETEAIIPYSQYLSRFSAYLQQGIMESNGKSVDRNGDPVTYQTGTIIWGEPGTNSQHAFFQLIHQGTKVIPAEFIGFKESLFGDQDHQDKLMANFIAQTEALLNGKTKEEVLAELQEKGLSDKEIEDLLPFKVFEGNKPTTTLLINKLTPKSLGKLIALYEHKIFVQGIIWNIFSYDQWGVELGKQLASTVLKDINSDKNETHDPSTLQILEGYKK; encoded by the coding sequence ATGGCATTACAGAACACCAACCCTACTAAAACTGCCGCTTGGCAAAAATTACAAGAAAACTATACTAACACTAAAAATCTTAAGGTTAAAGATTTGTTTAAGGATGATGAAAATCGTGCTAAAAAACTAACCATAAAAGATAACGATTTTTTGTTTGACTATTCTAAAAACAGAATTACAGAAGATACTGTAAAGCATTTATTAGAATTAGCAAACCAGGTAGACCTTAAAGGAGCCATAGAAAACTACTTTAAAGGAGAACCTATAAACCAAACCGAAGGAAGAGCTGTTTTACACACTGCCTTACGAGCAAAAGAATCTGACACAGTTTTAGTTGATGGTAAAAACGTAATACCTGAAATTTATGCTGTTAAAGAAAAAATTAAAAATTACACAGAAAGTATAATATCTGGTAAAAGCAAAGGCTACACAGGTAAAGCTTTTACAGATGTAGTAAATATTGGTATTGGAGGGTCTGATCTAGGACCAGCAATGGTTGTAGAATCTTTAAAGTTTTACAAAAATCATTTAAAAATGCATTTTGTAAGCAATGTAGATGGTGACCACGTACACCAAATACTAAAAGAACTAAACCCAGAAACTACATTATTTGTGGTAGTTTCTAAAACTTTTACAACACAAGAAACACTTAGTAACGCTACCACTATAAAAAAATGGTTTTTAAACCCTGAATTTAAAACCAAAGAAAGTGATATTGCACTACATTTTGCTGCCGTATCTACCAATGCAACTAAAATAGCAGAATTTGGCATAGATGCAAACAATGTATTTCCTATGTGGGATTGGGTTGGCGGACGTTTTTCTTTATGGAGCGCCGTAGGTTTAAGCATTGCTTTATCTGTAGGTTTTACCAATTTTAACAACCTATTAATGGGTGCTAACGAAATGGATGAGCACTTTAGAAATACAGATTTTTCAGAAAACATACCGGTTGTATCTGCCCTACTAACTATATGGTATAACAATTTTTACAATGCAGAAACCGAAGCTATAATTCCTTACTCGCAGTACCTAAGTAGATTTTCTGCTTATTTACAACAAGGAATAATGGAAAGCAACGGAAAAAGTGTAGACCGCAATGGAGACCCTGTAACATACCAAACAGGAACTATTATTTGGGGAGAACCAGGAACCAACTCTCAGCACGCATTTTTTCAATTAATTCATCAAGGAACTAAAGTTATTCCTGCAGAGTTTATAGGCTTTAAAGAGTCTTTGTTTGGAGATCAAGATCATCAAGACAAACTAATGGCTAATTTTATAGCACAAACCGAAGCTCTTTTAAACGGAAAAACAAAAGAAGAAGTACTTGCAGAATTACAAGAAAAAGGACTTTCTGATAAAGAAATAGAAGACCTACTCCCTTTTAAGGTTTTTGAAGGCAATAAGCCAACAACTACATTACTAATAAACAAATTAACGCCAAAAAGCTTAGGAAAATTAATAGCTCTTTATGAACATAAAATATTTGTTCAAGGCATTATTTGGAATATTTTTAGCTATGACCAATGGGGTGTAGAATTAGGAAAACAATTAGCCAGTACAGTTTTAAAAGATATAAATTCTGACAAAAATGAAACTCATGACCCATCTACACTACAAATTCTAGAGGGTTACAAAAAATAG
- a CDS encoding TonB-dependent receptor codes for MKKKYFVFVAMLLCTAFAFSQGTITGKILDGDLGGPLPGASVVVKGTTNGMAADFDGNFSIEAPSNSGVLVVSYIGYITKEVSFNAVGNVGNITLMPDAEALEEVVIVASVAVDRKTPVAVSTIKAADIELKLGTQEFPEVLKSTPGVYATKSGGGFGDGRINLRGFDSENVAVMINGVPVNDMENGRVYWSNWAGLSDVTSSMQVQRGLGASKVAVPSIGGTINILSKTTDVEKGGSIIGGVGNDGYQKYGATLSTGLMDNGFAATVSASKTTGEGYVDGTQFNGFNYFVNISKQINDNHKLSLTSFGAPQTHGQRQNRSSIDTYRNAESGIRFNPDWGYKNGQVTHIEDNFYHKSQTSLNHYWNINDKSILSSALYASWGKGGGGGTAGNTDLFNTRLGGFDQPVDLDNIVEINRENGRQGFGSDAYLRASINNHEWFGFLSTYKNSLTENLDLLVGIDLRDYTGDHYSEVTDLLGGSYALDNDNENNPNARLQVGDKRQYHNVGNVGWQGFFAQAEYSQDKLSAFLSTAISNTSYQRIDYFNYLDSDPDQKTDRYNFLGYSVKGGANYNIDDNHNVFANIGYFEKAANFGGVFVGFDNENQNPDAENQKIFSAEIGYGYRSEKLAANLNIYRTTWNDRTETATFNNPDGTLGTANILGVNALHQGIELDFTYRATDELTITGMASFGDWRWQNNVTDVEIFDEDQNLVNTVDIYIKDLRVGDAAQTTMALGLNYEVMPKTNLIVDYNYYDNLYANYDPSDRGDASTPEAWKVPDYGLFDAGLRHGFKLGEFDTTVTLRMNNVFDTRYIADAQDGGDHDALTASVFYGFGRTFSISTKIRF; via the coding sequence ATGAAAAAAAAGTACTTCGTTTTTGTCGCTATGTTATTATGTACGGCATTCGCATTTTCTCAAGGAACCATCACTGGTAAAATATTGGATGGTGATTTAGGAGGACCTCTACCAGGAGCAAGTGTAGTTGTAAAAGGAACTACAAATGGTATGGCTGCCGATTTTGACGGTAACTTTAGCATTGAAGCACCTAGCAACTCTGGTGTATTAGTGGTATCTTATATTGGATACATCACTAAAGAAGTAAGCTTTAATGCAGTTGGAAATGTAGGTAACATTACATTAATGCCAGATGCAGAGGCTTTAGAAGAAGTTGTTATTGTAGCTTCTGTAGCTGTAGACAGAAAAACTCCGGTTGCTGTTTCTACAATTAAAGCTGCTGACATTGAACTAAAATTAGGAACACAAGAATTTCCTGAAGTATTAAAATCTACACCTGGTGTATACGCTACTAAGTCTGGTGGTGGTTTTGGTGATGGTAGAATTAACCTTAGAGGTTTTGACTCTGAAAACGTTGCTGTAATGATTAACGGTGTACCTGTTAATGATATGGAAAACGGTAGAGTATACTGGAGTAACTGGGCTGGTTTATCAGATGTTACTTCTTCTATGCAAGTACAAAGAGGTTTAGGTGCTTCTAAAGTAGCTGTACCTTCTATTGGTGGTACAATAAACATCTTATCTAAAACTACAGACGTAGAAAAAGGTGGAAGTATTATTGGTGGTGTTGGTAATGATGGATATCAAAAATACGGTGCTACTTTATCTACTGGTTTAATGGATAACGGATTTGCTGCTACAGTATCTGCATCTAAAACAACTGGTGAAGGTTATGTAGACGGTACGCAATTTAATGGTTTTAACTATTTTGTAAACATCTCAAAGCAGATTAATGATAACCACAAATTATCTTTAACTTCTTTTGGTGCTCCACAAACACATGGTCAACGTCAAAACAGAAGTTCTATTGACACTTACAGAAATGCTGAAAGTGGTATTAGATTTAACCCAGATTGGGGTTACAAAAACGGTCAAGTTACTCATATAGAAGACAACTTCTACCACAAATCTCAAACTTCATTAAACCACTATTGGAATATTAATGACAAATCAATCTTATCTTCTGCTTTATACGCCTCTTGGGGTAAAGGTGGTGGTGGTGGTACTGCTGGTAACACAGACTTATTTAACACTAGATTAGGTGGTTTTGATCAACCAGTAGACTTAGACAACATCGTAGAAATTAACCGTGAAAATGGCCGTCAAGGTTTTGGTTCTGATGCTTATTTAAGAGCTTCTATAAACAACCACGAGTGGTTTGGATTCTTATCTACTTACAAAAACTCTTTAACTGAAAACTTAGATTTATTAGTAGGTATTGATTTAAGAGATTACACTGGTGATCACTATTCTGAAGTTACAGATTTATTAGGTGGTAGCTATGCTTTAGATAATGACAATGAAAACAACCCTAATGCTAGGTTACAAGTAGGTGACAAGCGTCAGTATCATAATGTTGGTAATGTAGGTTGGCAAGGTTTCTTTGCACAAGCAGAGTACTCTCAAGACAAACTTTCTGCATTTTTATCTACTGCAATATCTAATACATCATACCAAAGAATAGATTACTTTAACTATTTAGATTCTGATCCTGATCAAAAAACTGATAGATATAACTTTTTAGGTTATAGTGTAAAAGGTGGTGCTAACTACAATATAGATGACAACCATAATGTTTTTGCTAACATTGGTTACTTTGAAAAAGCTGCAAACTTTGGTGGTGTATTTGTTGGATTTGACAACGAAAACCAAAACCCAGATGCAGAAAACCAAAAAATATTTAGTGCTGAAATAGGATACGGTTACCGTAGTGAAAAATTAGCTGCAAACCTTAACATTTACAGAACTACTTGGAATGATAGAACAGAAACAGCTACATTTAACAACCCTGATGGAACATTAGGTACTGCTAACATTTTAGGAGTAAATGCACTACACCAAGGTATAGAATTAGATTTTACATATAGAGCTACAGACGAGTTAACTATAACAGGTATGGCTTCTTTTGGTGACTGGAGATGGCAAAACAATGTTACAGATGTAGAAATTTTTGATGAAGATCAAAACTTAGTTAACACAGTAGATATCTACATTAAAGATTTACGTGTTGGTGATGCTGCACAAACTACAATGGCTTTAGGACTTAACTATGAAGTTATGCCAAAAACCAACCTTATTGTAGATTACAACTACTATGATAACTTATATGCTAACTACGATCCTAGTGACCGTGGAGATGCGTCTACTCCAGAAGCTTGGAAAGTGCCTGATTACGGTTTATTTGATGCTGGTTTAAGACACGGATTTAAATTAGGTGAGTTTGATACTACTGTTACATTAAGAATGAACAACGTATTTGACACAAGATACATTGCAGATGCACAAGATGGTGGTGACCACGATGCATTAACTGCTAGTGTTTTCTATGGTTTTGGAAGAACTTTTAGCATAAGCACAAAAATTAGATTTTAA
- a CDS encoding endonuclease: MMTKSILNIKKYTYTILLSAITLGCSSSDGGTEQPDPEPTPVNKPIAVDDEVTGIENEELIISSLLENDSRIGATITSFDATSTGGATIIENRDGTYTYTPKADFIGVDTFTYTICDTEETPNCSTATVTVSIVDEGDPVAIDDAYATVENTATTITTALDNDTIIDDAILTSVDGSGSSGTVELNSNGEIVYTPQSNFTSNDSFTYTICDNDKPDATCSTATITITIAEKLSFNIPAELQEYYSNVAFSNNAEVTLNALKEHTTNKHTTILSYGQRHNYLYNADEDETIADNVILMYSGESRDHREYQSGSNSHSPQTFNTEHIFPQSKLGSNIAVSDLHHLRSCDAIVNEDRSNFAYTNGSGEYKLIDSNKWYPGDDWRGDVARMVLYLNIRYNEDITQVGTMDLFLEWNAADPVSSFEIQRNNVIEEAQGNRNPFIDNPYLATIVWGGNEAENKWE; the protein is encoded by the coding sequence ATGATGACGAAATCTATTTTAAACATAAAAAAATACACTTACACTATACTTTTATCTGCAATTACATTAGGATGCAGTAGCTCTGATGGAGGCACAGAACAACCAGACCCAGAACCAACTCCTGTAAACAAACCAATTGCAGTAGATGATGAAGTAACAGGTATAGAAAATGAAGAGTTAATTATAAGTTCACTTTTAGAAAATGATTCTAGAATTGGAGCCACAATAACTTCCTTTGACGCTACCAGCACCGGTGGCGCCACAATTATTGAAAATAGAGATGGCACATATACTTATACCCCTAAAGCAGATTTTATAGGCGTAGATACATTTACATACACAATATGTGATACTGAAGAAACTCCCAACTGTTCTACAGCTACAGTAACCGTTTCTATTGTAGATGAAGGAGACCCTGTAGCTATAGATGATGCCTACGCAACTGTAGAAAATACAGCTACCACAATTACAACTGCTTTAGATAATGACACTATTATTGATGATGCCATATTAACATCTGTAGATGGTAGTGGATCTAGTGGAACTGTAGAGCTTAACAGCAACGGAGAAATTGTTTATACACCACAAAGCAACTTTACTAGTAATGATTCTTTTACATATACCATTTGTGATAATGATAAGCCTGATGCTACTTGCTCAACAGCAACAATTACTATTACAATTGCCGAAAAACTAAGTTTTAATATACCAGCAGAATTACAAGAATATTATTCTAACGTTGCTTTTTCTAACAATGCAGAAGTTACTTTAAACGCTTTAAAAGAGCACACAACTAACAAACACACAACTATTTTATCTTACGGGCAAAGACACAATTATTTGTATAATGCAGACGAAGATGAAACTATAGCAGACAACGTAATTTTAATGTATTCCGGTGAAAGTAGAGACCACAGAGAATATCAGTCTGGCTCTAATAGTCATTCACCACAAACATTTAATACAGAACATATTTTCCCTCAGTCTAAATTAGGTTCTAATATCGCCGTTTCAGATTTACACCATTTACGTTCTTGTGATGCTATAGTAAATGAAGACAGAAGTAATTTTGCGTATACAAATGGATCTGGCGAGTACAAATTAATAGATAGCAACAAATGGTATCCTGGAGACGACTGGAGAGGAGATGTTGCACGTATGGTACTTTACCTAAATATTAGGTACAATGAAGATATTACGCAAGTAGGAACAATGGATTTATTTTTAGAATGGAATGCAGCTGACCCCGTATCTAGTTTTGAAATACAACGTAACAACGTAATTGAAGAAGCACAGGGCAACAGAAATCCATTTATAGACAACCCTTATTTAGCAACAATAGTTTGGGGTGGTAACGAAGCAGAAAATAAATGGGAATAA
- a CDS encoding endonuclease/exonuclease/phosphatase family protein: MNITSKCIGFFLIIYLCTKITLIAQSKQRYQIRTIAFYNLENLFDTINNPNTFDDDRTPLGKDKWTSDKYMAKLKNMSTTLAKIGSSVTNSSPDIIGVCEVENDTVLTDLIQQPALINKGYGVIHYNSPDERGIDVALLYKKQAFIPTSFKSHRLLLFKDSNYRDYTRDQLIVGGLLDNEEIYFIVNHWPSRSGGEARSRPNRIAAAILNKRIIDSVKRVNINAKIISMGDFNDDPTNKSFKKVLQTEGRLKKVSDSILFNPMDELYRKGEGSLAYRDKWNVFDQIFFTGNLVNKQKDSYSFWKACIYNAPYLITSKGRYKGYPKRTYSGGSYTGGYSDHFPVYIYLIRKEDN; encoded by the coding sequence ATGAATATCACTAGTAAATGTATAGGTTTTTTCTTGATAATTTATTTATGTACTAAAATAACTTTAATAGCTCAGTCTAAGCAACGTTATCAAATTAGAACTATTGCTTTTTACAATTTGGAAAATTTATTTGACACAATTAACAATCCTAATACTTTTGATGATGATCGTACACCATTAGGAAAAGATAAGTGGACTAGCGATAAGTATATGGCAAAACTTAAAAATATGTCTACTACATTGGCTAAAATTGGTAGTAGTGTTACTAATTCTTCACCAGATATAATTGGTGTTTGTGAGGTGGAAAATGATACAGTTTTAACAGATTTAATTCAGCAACCAGCATTAATAAATAAGGGGTATGGGGTTATACATTATAACTCTCCTGATGAAAGAGGTATAGACGTTGCCTTATTATATAAAAAACAAGCATTTATACCAACATCTTTTAAAAGTCATAGACTACTTTTATTTAAAGATAGTAATTATAGAGATTACACTAGAGACCAATTAATTGTTGGTGGATTATTAGATAATGAGGAGATTTACTTTATTGTAAATCACTGGCCATCTAGAAGTGGAGGTGAGGCGCGGAGCAGACCTAATAGAATAGCAGCTGCTATTCTTAATAAAAGAATTATAGACTCTGTTAAGCGGGTGAATATAAATGCTAAAATTATTAGTATGGGCGACTTTAATGATGACCCAACTAACAAGAGTTTTAAAAAGGTGCTACAAACTGAAGGTAGATTAAAAAAGGTTTCAGATAGTATATTGTTTAATCCTATGGATGAACTATATAGAAAAGGCGAGGGTTCTTTAGCCTATAGGGATAAGTGGAATGTTTTTGATCAAATATTTTTTACAGGAAATTTGGTAAATAAACAAAAGGATAGCTACTCTTTCTGGAAAGCGTGTATATATAATGCCCCATATTTAATAACTAGTAAGGGTAGGTACAAAGGTTACCCTAAAAGAACATATTCTGGAGGTAGTTATACTGGAGGTTACAGTGATCATTTTCCGGTGTACATTTATTTAATTAGAAAAGAGGATAATTAA
- a CDS encoding TonB-dependent receptor, with the protein MRLFINILSLLFAVNTVAAQGKYTIKATVEDPQKKSLQLAGTVDIQNTNSTTSIINNAFKIPVNKGNYIIKITVKDYSTVKLPITITNDNIDLGTIYLQKDITVEKVDNLITLTDAALSEEETSTITSGLLQATRDVFLSRAAFDFGQAFFRVRGYDSKYSKVLINGIAMNNISDGRPQWNNWGGLNDVTRNQEFTYGLQPAKYSFGGILGTTNINTQPSKMRPGTRVSFSAANRTYTGRVMTTHTSSTNKKGITYSISASRRWAKQGYLNGTLYDAYSVFGALEYKLNSKNTLLATAIAATNRRGRSSAVTEEVFLLKGRKYNPYWGLQNNKIRNSRERKITQPILMFNHIYTTTNTTINTGVSYKFGPHKKSRLGYYNAPNPDATYYRYLPSFYINSPIGANFESAETARQSFIKNSQINWGNIYNANNTYEDAKASYVLYNDVVDDKTITFNSTANITLNKHFTIDSGILYKNLSAKNYAIIDDLLGAEYHLDIDTFSNTSNDVNGNNNKTNNQIFSYNYNLTASNLNAFAQIKATYKKWYASLAINTNTISYQRNGLFKNERYPETSIGKSNKVNFNALNFKGSFTYKINGRHWVNGKFALIKKPPTIQNTFINPRENNAVVNNIKNQTIRTGDVNYFIRLPKLTGRVSAFYSLFNDKTDVNFFFVESGIGSDFVQEVVTGIDKKHKGIEIGLEYELSSAVKVTGVAAIADYTYNNNPNVAINFDTTNNDENAINLEGYSNLGESNIKNYKLAQGPQKAIAIGLEYRDPKYWWISGSANFLGNNYANISTITRTRSFYLNPDTNEPFTDATPENVNKLLAQNKMKDFYLLNIVGGKSWIINGKYVSVFASVNNVFDTVFKTGGYEQSRNGNYGQMKQDNLSTSPSFGTKYWYGYGRTYFLNLAISF; encoded by the coding sequence ATGCGATTGTTTATCAATATTTTATCTTTATTATTTGCAGTAAATACAGTAGCTGCTCAAGGTAAATATACCATTAAAGCAACAGTAGAAGACCCACAAAAAAAATCATTACAATTAGCTGGCACAGTAGACATACAAAATACAAACTCTACCACAAGTATTATAAATAATGCTTTTAAAATCCCTGTTAACAAAGGCAACTACATAATAAAAATTACGGTTAAAGATTACAGCACAGTAAAGCTACCAATAACAATTACAAACGACAATATAGATTTGGGTACTATTTATTTACAGAAAGATATTACCGTTGAGAAAGTAGACAACTTAATAACCTTAACAGATGCGGCCCTATCTGAAGAAGAAACCAGTACAATTACATCGGGCTTATTACAAGCAACCAGAGACGTGTTTTTATCAAGAGCTGCCTTTGATTTTGGACAGGCTTTTTTTAGAGTTAGAGGATACGATTCTAAATATAGCAAAGTATTAATAAATGGTATTGCTATGAATAATATTAGCGATGGAAGACCTCAATGGAATAACTGGGGAGGATTAAATGATGTCACAAGAAACCAAGAATTTACTTATGGACTACAACCTGCAAAGTATAGTTTTGGCGGTATTTTAGGAACAACAAATATTAATACACAACCGTCTAAAATGAGACCTGGAACAAGAGTTTCATTTTCTGCAGCAAACAGAACTTATACAGGACGCGTAATGACTACCCACACATCATCAACAAACAAAAAAGGGATAACCTACAGCATATCTGCCTCTAGAAGATGGGCAAAACAGGGATATTTAAATGGAACATTATATGATGCTTATTCAGTATTTGGCGCCTTAGAATACAAGTTAAATTCAAAAAACACATTATTAGCAACAGCAATAGCTGCAACTAACCGTAGAGGCCGGTCTTCTGCAGTAACAGAAGAAGTCTTTTTACTAAAAGGAAGAAAATATAATCCGTATTGGGGACTACAAAACAACAAAATTAGAAATTCTAGAGAACGTAAAATTACACAACCTATTTTAATGTTTAATCATATTTACACAACTACAAACACCACTATAAATACAGGGGTTAGTTACAAATTTGGCCCACATAAAAAAAGTAGGCTAGGCTACTACAATGCTCCAAACCCAGATGCTACATACTACCGTTATCTTCCTAGTTTTTATATAAATAGTCCAATTGGCGCTAATTTTGAAAGTGCAGAAACAGCAAGACAATCGTTTATTAAAAACTCTCAAATAAACTGGGGTAATATTTATAACGCAAATAACACTTATGAAGATGCTAAGGCATCTTATGTTTTATATAATGATGTTGTAGATGATAAAACTATAACTTTTAACTCTACGGCAAATATTACACTTAACAAGCATTTCACTATAGATTCTGGCATATTATACAAAAACCTCAGCGCTAAAAATTATGCTATTATTGATGATTTATTAGGAGCAGAATACCATTTGGATATTGACACATTCTCTAATACTAGCAATGATGTTAATGGAAATAACAACAAAACAAACAATCAAATTTTTAGCTATAACTACAACTTAACCGCAAGTAATTTAAATGCATTTGCACAAATAAAAGCTACGTATAAAAAGTGGTATGCATCATTAGCTATAAACACAAATACAATTAGTTACCAAAGAAATGGTTTATTTAAAAATGAACGCTACCCAGAAACATCAATAGGAAAAAGCAATAAAGTAAATTTTAATGCACTAAATTTTAAAGGATCTTTTACCTATAAAATAAACGGGAGACATTGGGTTAATGGCAAATTTGCACTCATAAAAAAACCTCCAACAATACAAAATACCTTTATTAACCCAAGAGAAAACAATGCAGTTGTTAACAATATTAAAAACCAAACAATTAGAACAGGAGATGTAAATTACTTTATACGCTTGCCAAAACTAACTGGTCGTGTTTCTGCATTTTACTCTCTGTTTAATGACAAAACTGATGTTAATTTCTTTTTTGTAGAATCTGGAATTGGGTCTGACTTTGTACAGGAGGTAGTTACAGGAATAGACAAAAAACACAAGGGTATTGAAATTGGCTTGGAATATGAGCTATCTTCTGCCGTTAAAGTTACAGGCGTAGCAGCAATAGCAGACTACACCTACAATAACAACCCTAATGTTGCTATAAATTTTGACACCACTAACAATGATGAAAATGCAATAAACTTAGAAGGGTATAGCAACTTAGGAGAAAGCAACATTAAAAATTACAAGCTTGCTCAAGGGCCACAAAAAGCAATTGCAATAGGCTTAGAGTATAGAGACCCTAAATACTGGTGGATAAGTGGCTCTGCTAACTTTTTAGGTAATAACTACGCTAATATATCTACCATTACCAGAACCCGTAGTTTTTACTTAAACCCAGACACCAATGAACCCTTTACAGACGCTACCCCAGAGAACGTAAACAAATTACTTGCTCAAAATAAAATGAAAGATTTTTACTTACTAAACATTGTTGGCGGAAAATCTTGGATTATAAATGGCAAATATGTTAGTGTATTTGCTAGTGTTAATAATGTTTTTGATACCGTTTTTAAAACTGGTGGTTATGAACAGAGTAGAAACGGAAACTATGGGCAAATGAAACAAGACAATTTAAGCACCTCCCCATCATTTGGCACTAAATACTGGTATGGCTATGGGCGTACATACTTTTTAAATTTAGCAATTAGCTTTTAA
- a CDS encoding DUF5689 domain-containing protein codes for MILKKHLTISISFFLIISCVKDKDFDISKTKCSELVYNLSLINLNTITEGDITQVQEDIIIEGYIVSSDIENNFFGTIHIQDKAIEPTIAISFLVDLRDYYLQYKLGEKVAIKLKGLYIAKKNNAFVIGGVFTSFGNQSVGRLPSLQVQEHMYAICTNQTAKATKTTIEDLSFSMINTVVELDNLEFIEEELSKTFANEKEETERVLKDCLGNQIKLVNSGYADFATNVLPNKNGNITAVLIEDKNELKLKIRTIADLSFNNNRCPPIVTEFTSTAIFFSEIADPNNNTGARFIELYNSSNESLDLNNWKINRYTNASTDISSSLDLTGYSINAKSTLVISPNKDEFITVYGFEPDISIGKNSVADSNGDDNLVLKDPFGTTIDIFGVIGEDGTNTNHEFEDGKAQRKETISMGSSTYMFNQWLIFNDTGSSNTTNTPQNAPDDFSPKVR; via the coding sequence ATGATTTTAAAAAAACACCTAACAATAAGTATCTCATTTTTTTTAATAATAAGCTGTGTTAAGGACAAGGATTTTGACATTTCAAAAACCAAATGTTCAGAGCTGGTATACAACTTAAGCTTAATTAACTTAAACACTATTACTGAGGGAGATATTACACAAGTGCAAGAAGACATAATTATAGAAGGCTACATTGTATCATCAGACATAGAAAATAATTTTTTTGGAACAATACATATTCAAGACAAAGCCATAGAACCTACAATCGCTATTTCTTTCCTAGTAGATTTAAGAGATTATTATTTACAATATAAACTAGGAGAAAAAGTAGCTATAAAACTAAAAGGGCTATACATAGCTAAAAAAAATAATGCTTTTGTAATTGGTGGTGTTTTTACTTCTTTTGGGAACCAGTCTGTTGGCCGGCTACCAAGTTTACAAGTGCAAGAACATATGTATGCAATATGCACCAACCAAACTGCTAAAGCTACAAAAACCACTATAGAAGATTTATCTTTTAGTATGATTAATACTGTGGTAGAACTAGATAACTTGGAGTTTATTGAGGAAGAACTAAGTAAAACGTTTGCAAACGAAAAAGAAGAAACAGAACGAGTACTTAAAGATTGCCTAGGAAACCAAATAAAACTTGTTAACAGTGGTTATGCAGATTTTGCAACTAATGTACTGCCTAATAAAAACGGAAATATTACAGCTGTTTTAATTGAAGATAAAAACGAATTAAAACTAAAAATTAGAACAATTGCAGATTTAAGCTTTAACAACAACAGATGTCCTCCTATTGTAACCGAATTTACCTCTACTGCTATTTTTTTCTCAGAAATAGCAGACCCTAACAATAACACTGGCGCAAGGTTTATAGAGTTATACAACTCTAGCAACGAATCTTTAGACTTAAACAATTGGAAAATTAATAGGTACACCAACGCAAGTACAGATATTAGCTCTAGCTTAGACCTAACTGGCTATAGTATTAATGCAAAAAGCACGCTTGTAATTTCTCCTAATAAGGATGAATTTATTACTGTTTATGGCTTTGAACCAGACATAAGCATAGGAAAAAATAGTGTTGCAGACTCTAATGGTGATGATAACTTAGTGCTAAAAGATCCATTTGGCACTACTATAGATATTTTTGGTGTTATTGGCGAAGATGGTACTAATACCAATCATGAGTTTGAAGATGGCAAAGCCCAACGTAAAGAAACTATAAGTATGGGCTCTAGCACATATATGTTTAACCAGTGGTTAATTTTTAATGACACCGGTAGCAGTAACACTACAAATACACCGCAAAATGCACCAGATGATTTTTCTCCTAAAGTGCGTTAG